Genomic segment of Streptomyces alboniger:
CTCTCGCCGGAACGGGTCATCCCCGTCCCGGCCCGCCTCACCTACCGCACCGCCGATCCCTACGCCGTCCACATCGCCTTCCACATCGGCTCGGCGCACCCCGTGCACTGGACGTTCGCCCGAGAGCTGCTGGTCGAGGGGGTGTTCAGGCCGTGCGGTCACGGTGATGTGCGGGTCTGGCCGACGAAGGTGGACGGCCGCGGCGTCGTCCTGATGGCGCTCAGTTCACCGGACGGCGACGCCCTCCTCGAGGCACCGGCCGCCGCGGTGTCCGCCTGGCTGGAGCGGACCCTGCGGGTGGTCCCTCCGGGTTCTGAGGCCGAGCAGCTCGGCATCGACGACGGCCTCGCCGAGCTGCTCGCCCCCGCCGCGGGCCGTTTCGGCGCCGCCGACGAGCTGTGGCTGCGCGACCCGTGGCCCTCGGACGAGTCCAAGGACGGTGAGTGAGCTGTCTCAGAACAGCTTGCCCGGGTTGAGGAGCGAGTGCGGGTCGAAGGCCGCCTTGACGGCCCGCTGCATCTCCATCCCGACCGGGCCGATCTCGCGCGCCAGCCACTCCTTCTTGAGGACGCCGACTCCGTGCTCGCCGGTGATGGTGCCGCCGAGTTCCAGACCGAGGGCCATGATCTCGTCGAAGGACTCGCGGGCGCGCCGGGCCTCGTCGGGGTCTGCCGCGTCGAAGCAGACGGTCGGATGCGTGTTGCCGTCGCCCGCGTGCGCGCAGACCCCGATGGTCAGCCCGTACCTGGCGCCGATGCGCTCGACCCCGTCGAGCATGTCCGCGAGCCTGGAGCGCGGCACGCACACGTCGTCGATCATCGTGGTGCCCTTGACGGCTTCGAGCGCGGTGAGCGACAACCGCCTCGCCTGGAGCAGGAGTTCGGACTCGGCGGCGTCCTCGGCCGGGACGACCTGGGTGGCGCCCGCGGCCTCGCAGAGAGCGCCGACGGCGGCGAGGTCGGCCGCCGGTCCTGGGGTGTCGAAGGCGGCGAGCAGCAGGGCCTCGGTGGTCTCGGGCAGACCCATGTTCGCCAGCGCGTTCACGGCCTTCACGGTCGTACGGTCCATCAGTTCGAGCAGCGACGGGACGTGACCGCCTTCCATGATCTTGCATACGGCGTCGCAGGCGGCCTTGGTGGAGGCGAACTCGGCTGCCAGCACGAGCTGTTGGGGCGGCTTGGGCCTCAGCGCGAGGACGGCGCGGACGACGATGCCGAGGCTGCCCTCCGAGCCGACGAACAGGCGCGTGAGGTCGTAGCCCGCGACCCCCTTGGCCGTGCGCCGGCCGGTGCTCATGAGCCGCCCGTCGGCGAGGACGACGTCGAGCCCGAGGACGTACTCCGCGGTGACCCCGTACTTCACGCAGCACAGGCCCCCGGAGGCGGTGCCGATGTTGCCGCCGATGGTGCACATCTCCCAACTGGAGGGATCCGGCGGGTAGTACAGGCCGTGCTCGCCGACCGCGCGGGAGAGCGTGGCGTTGACGACGCCCGGCTCGACGACCGCGATCCGGTCGACGGGGCTGATCTCCAGGATGCGGTCCATCTTGACGAGGGACAGCACGATGCAGCCCTCGCTGGCGTTCGCGGCGCCGGACAGGCCGGTGCGGGCGCCCTGCGGCACCACGGGGACGCGCAGCTCGGTGGTGGTGCGCATGACGTGCTGGACCTGCTCGACGGTGCGGGGCAGCACCACGACGGCGGGCACGCCCGCCTCGCAGAAGCTCGCCATGTCGTGGGAGTACGCGGACGTGACGTCGGGATCCGTGAGGACCGCCTCGGCGGGAAGGCCCTCGTGGAGGAGTTCGATGAGGGTGCGGCTCATGATCACAGCCTCGCACCCGGGGCCATCGGTGTGAACCCGTGTACGACGCCCGGCCCGTGCCGGGATGTGCTCTTCGTATTGACGCACAGTGAGCGGCATGAAGCGTTACAGGTCCTCCGCGAAGTCCTACGGGCCCCCCATGGGGTCCTACAGGTCCCAGATGGGGTCCTACGGATCCCCGATGGGGCCGTACAAATCCCCCGTGCGGCGTTCGGTGAAGCGGGCACTGGTCGCCTCCGTCGCGGGGGCCGTGGTGGCCGGTGCCGCGTATGTGCTGGTGCCGATGGACCGCGGGGACGGGAGGCCGCCCGCGCTCGGGCCCGCGGGGCGTGCGATGGCGGCCGTGGGGGCGGGGGCGCCGGCCTCGCTGCCGGATCTGGCGGCGCTCATCGGGGAGCGCGAGGCGCATCTGCGAGCGCACCCCGGCGACGACCACTCCTGGGCGGTGCTCGGCTCGGCCTATGTGGCGCGCGGCGCGCGCACCGCCGACTTCGCGTACTACCCGAAGGCCGAGCAGGCGCTGCGTACGTCGCTCAAGGCGAAGCCCCGGGGCAATCCGGAGGCCCTGACGGGGCTGGCCGCCCTGGCGAACGTCCGGCACGACTTCCGCGCGGCCCGCACGTGGGGCGAGCAGGCGGCCAAGCAGGCGCCGAAGCGGTGGACGGTGTATCCCGCGCTGATCGACGCCTACACCGGCCTCGGTGACGCCAAGGCCGTCGGCAAGGCCCTGGCGTCCCTCCAGAAGCTCGGCCCGGCCCCGGCGGTCAAGACGCGTACGGGGCAGGTGTACCGCGACCGCGGGTGGCGCGAGGACGCCAACGCCGCCCTCACCGACGCGGCGGCGCTCGCTCGGACCCCCGCGGAGAAGGCCGCGGGCCTGCACCGCGTCGGGGAGCTGGCGTGGGAGCGGGGCGAGCCCGCCCAGGCGCTCCGCTACTACGAGGCAGCGCTCGGTGCCGACCCCGACCACCACGCCTCGCTGGCGGGCAAGGGCCGCGCGCTCGCCGCCCTCGGCCGCACCTCGGAGTCGCTGCACGCCTACCGCTCGGCGCTCGCCAGGCAGCCGCTGCCCGAGTACGCCCTGGAGCTGGGCGAGCTGTACGAGTCGCTGAAGCTGCGCCCGGCCGCGCGCGCCCAGTACGACATGCTGCGGGCGCGGGTGAAGCAGGAGAGCGCGGGCGGCGTGAACAACGAACGGGTCCTCGGCCTGTTCGAGGCGGACCACGGTGACCCCGAGGCGGCGGTGGAGCGGCTGAGGGCGGAGTACAAGCGGCACGGCAATCCGCAGACGGCGGACGCGCTGGGCTGGGCGCTGCACCTCTCCGGGGACGGCGAGGCGGGCCTGAAGCTGGTGACGAAGGCGATGAAGGACGGTCCGCGCAGCGCGCTGTTCGCCTACCACCGGGGGGAGATCGAGCGGCAGCTCGGCTGGTACGGGGCGGCGCGACGGCACATCGGGGAGGCCCTGCGGATCAACCCCTACTTCTCGCCGCTGGCCGTGCGCGAGGCGAAGCAGGCCATGGAGGCGCTGGGCGAGCCGCCGGAGGGCGGGCCCGCGCAGATGTACGCGCCGGTGGAGCCCGCCCCGGCCCCGGCGGCGGCGCGGTGGACGAGCCCGCGCCAGCTGACACCTCGCGGCTCCTCGTCGCGCCAGACCACGCCGCGCCAGTCGACGACGCGCCGCGGAACACCGAGCACGCCCCGGCAGTCCACGCGGACCGCCCCGGCGCGCACGGCGTCACCGGGGAGCTGAGAGCCTGCGCCGCTGGTGACGGCGCGAGCCCCCAGATCGACGATCCGAAGTAGGCGTTCAGCGCGGGACCGGGCCCCACGGTGTCTCCAGGGCCGTGCGCAGGGCACCGGTCAGCTCCTCGCCGATGCGTTCGGCGAGCTGTTCCTCCAGGCGGGCGATGGCCGCCCTCGCCCGGCGGTGGGCGCGCTCGCCCTCGGGGGTGCGCCGGATGAGCCGTTGCCGGGCGGACGCGGGGTCCGGGACCTGTTCGAGGATTCCGGCAGCGACCAGGCCGTGCACGGCCTGGTGGGCGGTCTGGCGGGTGACGCCCATGCGCCGCGCCAGTTCGGAGACGGTGGTGCCCTCGTCGTCCAGTACGGAGCAGAGCTGCACCTGCGTCGGGGAGACCGGGGTCTCGCCGGCCGCGGCCATGGCCGCGGAGAGTCCTTCCTCGAACCAGCGGCGGGCCTCGCCGAGGAGTTGGGTCAGGTCGCGCTGATCGGACGGCATTCTTCCTCGCTGCTGTGCTCACCGGCTTGCTCACCGGCACTCGTTAATGTCAGGCTACCTGACATTTCTGTCGCCCCGAGGAGCACCCATGACCATCGAGTACGCCACGCGGTACCGCCCCGCCTCCCGCATCCCCGCGGAACCGGGCAAGCCCTACTTCATCGAAAAGGGCGAGGGGGACCGCGCCCATCTGTTCGGCGATCTGATCACCGTCTACGCGGGCGGCGAGCAGACCGAGAACACCTTCAACTTCTTCACCGTAGAGGGCCCCAAGGGCGACCTCATCCCCGCCCACGTGCACGCCGACACCCACGAGGTCTTCTACGTCACCCAGGGCGCCGTCCGCCTCTTCGTCGAGGACACCGAGGGCCTCCAGCAGGAGAAGCTGCTCACCCCCGGCGACTTCGGCTTCGTACCGAAGAACTGCGCGCACGCCTACCGCATGGAGCGCCACCACAGCCAGGTCGTCGGCGTCGCCGCGGGCCCCGGCGGCACCTTCGAGCGGTTCTTCGAGAACCTCGGCGCGCCCACGCAGGCACACGGCCTGCCGCACCGGCCGCTGATCCCCGAACCCCACACGTTCGGCACGGTCCCCGAGCGGTACGACGTGAACTTCCTGCCCGACCACCAGTGGCGCACCCGGTGACCGGGCCCGCGCTGCGAGAGCTGATCGCCTCCCCCCACCCGGACGTGGCCCCCCTGCCGCCCGCGGCCCCGCGCGAGCCCGGCGTGCGCGAGCTGCGCGGTGTGCCCTACTTCCAGGCCGACGGCAGCCGCCCCCTGGAACTCGACCTGTGGCTGCCCGGGGCCGCCGCCGGGGACGGTCCGGCCCCGCTGGTGCTCTTCGTGCACGGCGGCGCCTGGCGCATGGGGCGCCGCGACGACATGGGCCTGCGCACCCGGCAATGGTCGCCGGGGCCCCTCGCCCGCATCGGCCCGCTTCCCCGCCCCGCTGGACGACCTGCGGGCAGCCCTGCGCTGGCTCGCCCTGCGCGACGGGGAACTCGGCGTCGACACCGGGCGGACCGTGGTCTGGGGCGACTCCGCGGGCGGCCACCTCGCCTCGCTCCTCGCGCTGGGCGAACCGGGCCCGGCGGGCGCCGTGATCTGGTACGGCCCGAGCGATCTGACCACCCGGCGGGGTCACTTCACCCCCGAGGACCCCGCCACTCCGGAGGCACGCCTGCTGGGCGCGGCCCCTGCGGCCGTCCCGGAGCGGGCCGAGGCGGCCAGCCCACTGGCCCAAGTCGCCTCGGGAGCCCCGCCGTTCCTGCTCGCCCACGGCGACGCGGACACCCTGGTGGACCACTCGCACAGCGCGTCGCTGGCGGCCGCGCTCCAGCGGGCGGGGGCCGGGGCGGAACTGTGGACGGTGCCGGGGGCGGGCCACGCCTGGGGCGGTCTTGACGATGCGGAGGTGGAGAGCATCTTCACGCGCTCGCCGGATTTCGCCCGCGGCCGCGCGGGCCTCTGAGACGCCCGATCGCCGGACAGGCAGGGGTACTTGAGCCTGTCCGGCGATGGAGGACGAGCTGGGCGCAGCCCGCGGTCAACCCCGCTTACAGGTTGCCCCGCTTCTCCTGCTCCCGCTCGATCGCCTCGAACAGCGCCTTGAAGTTGCCCTTGCCGAAGCCCATCGACCCGTGCCGCTCGATCATCTCGAAGAACACGGTCGGCCGGTCCTGGACCGGCTTGGTGAAGATCTGGAGCAGATAGCCGTCCTCGTCGCGGTCGACGAGGATCTTCAGCTCGCGCAGGGTCTCCACGGGCACCCGGGTCTCACCGGCCCACTCGCCGAGGGTGTCGTAGTACGAGTCCGGGGTGTCCAGGAACTGCACGCCCGCCGCGCGCATCGTGCGCACGGACTCGACGATGTCGTTCGTGGCGAGCGCGATGTGCTGGACGCCCGCGCCGCCGTAGAACTCCAGGTACTCGTCGATCTGCGACTTCTTCTTGGCGATGGCGGGCTCGTTGATCGGGAACTTGACCTTCAGCGTCCCGTCGGCCACCACCTTCGACATCAGCGCGCTGTACTCGGTCGCGATGTCGTCGCCCACGAACTCCTTCATGTTCGTGAAGCCCATGACCTTGTTGTAGAAGGCGACCCACTCGTTCATCCTGCCGAGTTCCACGTTGCCGACGCAGTGGTCGATCGCCTGGAAGGTCCGCTTGGCCGGGGGCTCGACGAGGGGCTTCGCGGCGACGAAACCGGGCAGATAAGGACCGTCGTAGTCGGTGCGCTCCACCAGCGTGTGGCGGGTCTTGCCGTAGGTGGCGATGGCGGCGAGGACGACCGTGCCGTTCTCGTCCTTCTCCTCGTACGGCTCGGTGATGCCGCGCGCGCCGTGCTCGACGGCGTAGGCGTACGCGGCGCGCGCGTCCGGCACCTCGATGGCGAGGTCGACGACGCCGTCACCGTGCTCGGCCACGTGGGAGGCGAGGAACTGGCCCCGCTCGGTGGAGGCCTTGATGACGGAGGTGAGGACGAAGCGGGCGGCGCCGTTCGTCAGCACGTAACTGGCGGTCTCGCGGCTGCCGTTCTCCGGTCCGGAGTAGGCCACGAGCTTCATGCCGAAGGCGGTGGAGTAGTAGTGCGCGGCCTGCTTGGCGTTGCCCACGGCGAAGACGACCGCGTCCATTCCCTTGACCGGGAAGGGGTCTGCCTCGCGCGCGGTGTCCGGGGTTGTGTGGGTGGGGTTCGTCGAAGTAGCTGCCATGTGCTGAGGCTCCCGCCGATTGACAAGGTGCGCAATAGTTGGCGTTTTCAGTGGTCAAACTGCCCAGTGGTTGGCGAGGATGGCCGGGCTATCTGTACATGATGACCACCCCGGAGGGCGTATGGCGATCGATCATCTGGACGGCAGGCTCATCGTGCTCCTGGCGCGGGAGCCGCGTATCGGGGTTCTTGAGGCGTCCCGCAGGCTCGGTGTCGCGCGCGGCACGGTGCAGGCGCGGATGGACCGGCTTCAGTCCAATGGAGTCATCCGCGGCTTCGGCCCGGAGGTCGATCCGGCGGCGCTCGGCTACCCCGTCACCGCGTTCGCGACGCTGGAGATCAAGCAGGGCCAGGGCGCGGACGTACGGGCCCACTTGGCGACCGTCGCCGAGGTGCTCGAACTGCACACCATCACGGGCCACGGCGATATGCTCTGCCGCCTCGTGGCCCGGTCGAACGCCGATCTCCAACGTGTGATCGACCGCGTCGTGGGTTTTGATGGCATCGTCCGGGCTTCCACGGCGATCGTCATGGAAAACCCCGTTCCGCTGCGGATCATCCCGCTCGTGGAGCAGGCGTCCGAAGACCCCTGAGTCGACGACCCCTGAGCGCTTCGCCGAGCGAGGCGCTCCGGGAAAGGCGAGGTGAGCACTTCAGTGAACTTCTGGGACTACCTCGGCAACCGGCACCAACAGTTGCTGACGGACGCGTACCAGCACGCGAGCGCCGTCTTCCAGTGCATGGTCGTGGCGACCCTCATCGGCGTGCTGATCGGCGTCCTCACCTACCGCAGCGAGTGGGCGGGCAACCTGGCCACGACCACCACCTCCACCATCCTCACCATCCCCTCGCTCGCCATGATCGGTCTGCTGATCCCGGTGGTCGGGCTCGGTGTCGCGCCGACCGTCATCGCGCTGACCCTCTACGGCCTGCTCCCGATCGTGCGCAACGCCATCGTCGGCCTGCGCGGCGTCGACCCCTCGCTCGTCGACGCGGCGAAGGGCATCGGGATGTCGAGGATCGCCCGGCTCTTCAAGGTCGAGCTGCCGATCGCCTGGCCGCCGATCCTGACCGGCATCCGGGTCTCCACCCAGATGCTGATGGGCATCGCGGCCATCGCCGCGTACGCGTCGGGGCCGGGCCTCGGCAACGAGATCTTCCGCGGCATCGGCTCGCTCGGCAGCAAGAACGCGCTCAACCAAGTGCTCGCGGGCACGCTGGGCATCATCGTCCTGGCGCTGCTCTTCGACGCCGCGTACGTCCTGATCGGCCGGCTGACGATCTCAAGGGGTATCCGTGTCTGAGACCACCGCCGCCGCCACCTCCGGGGCCACGATCGAGCTGGACAACCTGACCAAGCGCTACCCCGGCAGCCACGAGCCGGCCGTGGACAGCGTCAGCATGGAGATCAAGGCGGGCGAGACCGTCATCTTCGTCGGCCCGTCCGGCTGCGGTAAGTCGACGACCCTGAAGATGATCAACCGCCTCATCGAGCCGACCAGCGGCCGCATCCGCATCGACGGCGAGGACGTCACCGACATCGACCCGGTGAAGCTGCGCCGCAAGGTCGGGTACGCCATCCAGTCGTCCGGCCTCTTCCCGCACATGACAGTCGCCCAGAACATCGCACTCGTGCCGAAAATGATCGGCTGGGGGAAGGCGCGGATCGCGTCGCGGGTGGAGGAGATGCTCGATCTGGTCGGCCTCGACCCGGGCGAGTTCCACGGCCGCTATCCGCGCCAGCTCTCGGGCGGCCAGCAGCAACGGGTGGGAGTGGCGCGGGCGTTGGCGGCGGACCCGCCCGTCCTCCTGATGGACGAGCCGTTCGGCGCGGTCGACCCGATCACCCGCGACCACCTCCAGGACGAGCTGATCCGGCTCCAGCACGAGCTGCACAAGACGATCGTCTTCGTCACGCACGACTTCGACGAGGCCATCAAGCTCGGCGACCGCATCGCCGTCCTGCGGGAGCGCTCGCACATCGCGCAGTTCGACACCCCCGAGGCGATCCTCACCAACCCCGCCGACGACTTCGTGTCCGGCTTCGTGGGCGCGGGGGCGGCCCTCAAGCGCCTCAACCTCACGCGCGTACGCGATGTGGAGATCGCCGACATCCCGACGGTGACCGTCGACGACCCACTCCAGACGATCTTCGACAAGCTGCGTGTGAGCGGCGTGAACGAACTGCTCCTGCTCGACAAGCGCGGCCGCCCCTACAAGTGGCTGCGCCGCGGCGACCTGATGCGCGCCAAGGGCTCCCTGGCCCGCGCGGGCACCCTCGTCCACGACACGGTGACCCGCGACGCCACGCTGCGCGACGCGCTGGAGGCGGTCCTCACGGACAACGCGGGCCGGGTCGCGGTGACCGGGCGGCGCGGCGAGTACACGGGCGTCGTCGACATGGAGACGCTGATGAACTCCGTGCACGAGATGCTGGAGGCCGACCGCCTCGATGCCGTCGAGCACCAGCACGAACTGGAGGAGCAGCGGGCCCGGCTGACCCACGAGGAGCAGGAGGGCGCGGGCCACGGGGACCTCGGAGGGGCGGCGAAGGCATGAGTGCCGACGAGCGCCGCCCCGAGGGGGAGGACCCGCCGCCCCGGGAGCCGGACCGGCAGCCGCGCCGGGTCACCTGGCAGAAGGTGACGTTCCTGCCCGCCGTGCTCGCGGTGGTCCTGCTGCTCACCTGGTGGTGGTTCCAGCAGGCCGAGCTCGACTCCATCTCCAAGAACGCGCTGGCGAACGGAAACGTGTGGCTGAGGCTGCGCCAGCACATCGAACTCACCGCGATCTCCACCTTCTTCGTGCTGATCATCGCCATTCCGCTCGGCATCCTGCTGACCCGGGGGAAGCTGCGCAGGGCGGCGCCCGCCGCGATGGCCCTGGCCAACATCGGCCAGGCGACGCCCGCGATCGGCCTCCTCGCCCTGCTGGTGATCTGGCTGGGCATCGGCGAGAAGGCGGCCCTGATCGGCATCATCGTCTACGCCGTGCTGCCGGTGCTGTCCAACACGATCGCGGGCCTGAAGGCGAACGACCCGACGCTGCTCGAAGCGGCGCGCGGCATCGGCATGTCCCCGCTGGGCGTTCTCGGCAGGGTCGAACTCCCCCTCGCCGTCCCGCTGATCCTCGCGGGCGTGCGCACGGCCCTCGTCCTGAACGTCGGCACGGCCACCCTCGCCACCTTCGGCGGGGGCGGCGGCCTCGGCGACCTGATCACGACGGGGATGACCAACCAGCGCATGCCGGTCCTGATGCTCGGCTCGATCCTGACGATCGCGCTCGCGCTGCTGGTGGACTGGCTGGCCTCGCTGGCCGAACTGGTGCTGCGTCCACGGGGGTTGGAGGTGCGGTCATGAGGGTTACGTGGCGTACGGGTGCGCTCGCCGTGATGGCGGGGGCCCTGCTGATGAGCTGCGGTCTCACCAGCGGCAGCCCCATGGTGGACGACGTGCGGCCCGGCTCGGTGGGCCGGGGCCTGCCCCTCAAGGGCGCCGATCTCACCGTCACCTCCAAGGAGTTCACCGAGCAGCTGATCCTCGGCGCGATCATGGGCATCGCCTTCCAGGCGGCGGGCGCGGACGTCCTCGACCGCACGGGCATCCAGGGTTCGATCGGCGCGCGCGAGGCCGTCAAGGGCGGTGACGCGGACGCCATGTACGAGTACACGGGCACCGCCTGGATCACGTACCAGGGCAACACCGAGCCCATCGACGACCCCCGGAAGCAGTGGCGGGCGGTGCGGGACGCCGACCTGGAGAACGGCATCACCTGGCTGGAGCCGGCCACCCTCAACAACACGTACGCGCTGGCGATGAACCGGCGGAACGCGCAGAAGTACAAGACGAAGACGCTCTCGGACGTGGCGGACCTCGCCAAGTCCGACCCGAAGGCGGTCACGCTCTGCGTGGAGAGCGAGTTCTCGTCCCGCGAGGACGGGCTGCCCGGCATGCAGAAGGAGTACGGGATGAGCGTCCCGTCCGCCAACATCACCAAGATGGACACCGGCATCATCTACACGCAGGCGTCCAAGGGGACGTGCACGTACGGCGAGGTCTTCACCACCGACGGCCGCATCAAGGCGATGGACCTGACGACGATGGAGGACGACAAGCGCTTCTTCCCCAACTACAACGCGGCGCCCGAGATCAACAGCGAGTCCCTCAAGGAACACCCCGAGATGGCGGAGGTGCTGGCCCCCATCACCAGGAAGCTGAACAACACGGTGGCGCGGGACCTCAACTCCAAGGTGGACGTGGAGGGCCAGGATCCGCACGCGGTGGCGAAGGAGTGGCTGATCCAGGAGGGGTTCGTGAG
This window contains:
- a CDS encoding ABC transporter permease — encoded protein: MNFWDYLGNRHQQLLTDAYQHASAVFQCMVVATLIGVLIGVLTYRSEWAGNLATTTTSTILTIPSLAMIGLLIPVVGLGVAPTVIALTLYGLLPIVRNAIVGLRGVDPSLVDAAKGIGMSRIARLFKVELPIAWPPILTGIRVSTQMLMGIAAIAAYASGPGLGNEIFRGIGSLGSKNALNQVLAGTLGIIVLALLFDAAYVLIGRLTISRGIRV
- a CDS encoding Lrp/AsnC family transcriptional regulator, encoding MAIDHLDGRLIVLLAREPRIGVLEASRRLGVARGTVQARMDRLQSNGVIRGFGPEVDPAALGYPVTAFATLEIKQGQGADVRAHLATVAEVLELHTITGHGDMLCRLVARSNADLQRVIDRVVGFDGIVRASTAIVMENPVPLRIIPLVEQASEDP
- a CDS encoding ABC transporter permease produces the protein MSADERRPEGEDPPPREPDRQPRRVTWQKVTFLPAVLAVVLLLTWWWFQQAELDSISKNALANGNVWLRLRQHIELTAISTFFVLIIAIPLGILLTRGKLRRAAPAAMALANIGQATPAIGLLALLVIWLGIGEKAALIGIIVYAVLPVLSNTIAGLKANDPTLLEAARGIGMSPLGVLGRVELPLAVPLILAGVRTALVLNVGTATLATFGGGGGLGDLITTGMTNQRMPVLMLGSILTIALALLVDWLASLAELVLRPRGLEVRS
- the hppD gene encoding 4-hydroxyphenylpyruvate dioxygenase yields the protein MAATSTNPTHTTPDTAREADPFPVKGMDAVVFAVGNAKQAAHYYSTAFGMKLVAYSGPENGSRETASYVLTNGAARFVLTSVIKASTERGQFLASHVAEHGDGVVDLAIEVPDARAAYAYAVEHGARGITEPYEEKDENGTVVLAAIATYGKTRHTLVERTDYDGPYLPGFVAAKPLVEPPAKRTFQAIDHCVGNVELGRMNEWVAFYNKVMGFTNMKEFVGDDIATEYSALMSKVVADGTLKVKFPINEPAIAKKKSQIDEYLEFYGGAGVQHIALATNDIVESVRTMRAAGVQFLDTPDSYYDTLGEWAGETRVPVETLRELKILVDRDEDGYLLQIFTKPVQDRPTVFFEMIERHGSMGFGKGNFKALFEAIEREQEKRGNL
- a CDS encoding quercetin 2,3-dioxygenase, with product MTIEYATRYRPASRIPAEPGKPYFIEKGEGDRAHLFGDLITVYAGGEQTENTFNFFTVEGPKGDLIPAHVHADTHEVFYVTQGAVRLFVEDTEGLQQEKLLTPGDFGFVPKNCAHAYRMERHHSQVVGVAAGPGGTFERFFENLGAPTQAHGLPHRPLIPEPHTFGTVPERYDVNFLPDHQWRTR
- a CDS encoding FAD-binding oxidoreductase; protein product: MSRTLIELLHEGLPAEAVLTDPDVTSAYSHDMASFCEAGVPAVVVLPRTVEQVQHVMRTTTELRVPVVPQGARTGLSGAANASEGCIVLSLVKMDRILEISPVDRIAVVEPGVVNATLSRAVGEHGLYYPPDPSSWEMCTIGGNIGTASGGLCCVKYGVTAEYVLGLDVVLADGRLMSTGRRTAKGVAGYDLTRLFVGSEGSLGIVVRAVLALRPKPPQQLVLAAEFASTKAACDAVCKIMEGGHVPSLLELMDRTTVKAVNALANMGLPETTEALLLAAFDTPGPAADLAAVGALCEAAGATQVVPAEDAAESELLLQARRLSLTALEAVKGTTMIDDVCVPRSRLADMLDGVERIGARYGLTIGVCAHAGDGNTHPTVCFDAADPDEARRARESFDEIMALGLELGGTITGEHGVGVLKKEWLAREIGPVGMEMQRAVKAAFDPHSLLNPGKLF
- a CDS encoding tetratricopeptide repeat protein → MGPYKSPVRRSVKRALVASVAGAVVAGAAYVLVPMDRGDGRPPALGPAGRAMAAVGAGAPASLPDLAALIGEREAHLRAHPGDDHSWAVLGSAYVARGARTADFAYYPKAEQALRTSLKAKPRGNPEALTGLAALANVRHDFRAARTWGEQAAKQAPKRWTVYPALIDAYTGLGDAKAVGKALASLQKLGPAPAVKTRTGQVYRDRGWREDANAALTDAAALARTPAEKAAGLHRVGELAWERGEPAQALRYYEAALGADPDHHASLAGKGRALAALGRTSESLHAYRSALARQPLPEYALELGELYESLKLRPAARAQYDMLRARVKQESAGGVNNERVLGLFEADHGDPEAAVERLRAEYKRHGNPQTADALGWALHLSGDGEAGLKLVTKAMKDGPRSALFAYHRGEIERQLGWYGAARRHIGEALRINPYFSPLAVREAKQAMEALGEPPEGGPAQMYAPVEPAPAPAAARWTSPRQLTPRGSSSRQTTPRQSTTRRGTPSTPRQSTRTAPARTASPGS
- a CDS encoding SsgA family sporulation/cell division regulator; the protein is MHSVVERELELKLILSPERVIPVPARLTYRTADPYAVHIAFHIGSAHPVHWTFARELLVEGVFRPCGHGDVRVWPTKVDGRGVVLMALSSPDGDALLEAPAAAVSAWLERTLRVVPPGSEAEQLGIDDGLAELLAPAAGRFGAADELWLRDPWPSDESKDGE
- a CDS encoding betaine/proline/choline family ABC transporter ATP-binding protein (Members of the family are the ATP-binding subunit of ABC transporters for substrates such as betaine, L-proline or other amino acids, choline, carnitine, etc. The substrate specificity is best determined from the substrate-binding subunit, rather than this subunit, as it interacts with the permease subunit and not with substrate directly.); translated protein: MSETTAAATSGATIELDNLTKRYPGSHEPAVDSVSMEIKAGETVIFVGPSGCGKSTTLKMINRLIEPTSGRIRIDGEDVTDIDPVKLRRKVGYAIQSSGLFPHMTVAQNIALVPKMIGWGKARIASRVEEMLDLVGLDPGEFHGRYPRQLSGGQQQRVGVARALAADPPVLLMDEPFGAVDPITRDHLQDELIRLQHELHKTIVFVTHDFDEAIKLGDRIAVLRERSHIAQFDTPEAILTNPADDFVSGFVGAGAALKRLNLTRVRDVEIADIPTVTVDDPLQTIFDKLRVSGVNELLLLDKRGRPYKWLRRGDLMRAKGSLARAGTLVHDTVTRDATLRDALEAVLTDNAGRVAVTGRRGEYTGVVDMETLMNSVHEMLEADRLDAVEHQHELEEQRARLTHEEQEGAGHGDLGGAAKA
- a CDS encoding glycine betaine ABC transporter substrate-binding protein translates to MRVTWRTGALAVMAGALLMSCGLTSGSPMVDDVRPGSVGRGLPLKGADLTVTSKEFTEQLILGAIMGIAFQAAGADVLDRTGIQGSIGAREAVKGGDADAMYEYTGTAWITYQGNTEPIDDPRKQWRAVRDADLENGITWLEPATLNNTYALAMNRRNAQKYKTKTLSDVADLAKSDPKAVTLCVESEFSSREDGLPGMQKEYGMSVPSANITKMDTGIIYTQASKGTCTYGEVFTTDGRIKAMDLTTMEDDKRFFPNYNAAPEINSESLKEHPEMAEVLAPITRKLNNTVARDLNSKVDVEGQDPHAVAKEWLIQEGFVRE
- a CDS encoding alpha/beta hydrolase, with product MCPTSRPTAAAPWNSTCGCPGPPPGTVRPRWCSSCTAAPGAWGAATTWACAPGNGRRGPSPASARFPAPLDDLRAALRWLALRDGELGVDTGRTVVWGDSAGGHLASLLALGEPGPAGAVIWYGPSDLTTRRGHFTPEDPATPEARLLGAAPAAVPERAEAASPLAQVASGAPPFLLAHGDADTLVDHSHSASLAAALQRAGAGAELWTVPGAGHAWGGLDDAEVESIFTRSPDFARGRAGL
- a CDS encoding MarR family winged helix-turn-helix transcriptional regulator, with protein sequence MPSDQRDLTQLLGEARRWFEEGLSAAMAAAGETPVSPTQVQLCSVLDDEGTTVSELARRMGVTRQTAHQAVHGLVAAGILEQVPDPASARQRLIRRTPEGERAHRRARAAIARLEEQLAERIGEELTGALRTALETPWGPVPR